From a region of the Triticum aestivum cultivar Chinese Spring chromosome 7D, IWGSC CS RefSeq v2.1, whole genome shotgun sequence genome:
- the LOC123164918 gene encoding MORC family CW-type zinc finger protein 3: MEAKKCVEGIDLNEPPHKNRGVRLSHVLLQKDCKNICRTKACDVSIELPSLWSISNFVSSKVYELNNFLNFSLYPDPEDARQSSEWGKFMHFLWHNKRAGIVRHGSFTFHILPAQSEERPNYSHAVILYETERKDPVICKRRTGISEKSNKSEEICDSVPNPRGLNASHIHHDPESSPCESVEDGNRISDSLVKRGKSTLRRNFVSTDPTYLRTLSQTHAGWIFGAIAELIDNSRDAGASRLDIFIQTMFSKKAAGKVPVLSVIDDGRGMAYPEMMRMISFGHKRPNEHCNDQIGRFGIGFKTGAMKLGKDAIVLTQTSTSRSVSFLSQSFNENKDNLEIPVVTYRKEGQYMEVDLSVQSEATAEYNLNAIKEFSPFNEYFIGEKLGLFGEEGTGTQIYIWNLDRWGKDYTLDWNSGRTDENPTDKGHGDILIRSKRVRSRPGQTSKQVPLDYSLHSYLEVIFRNPRMKITVQGSKVKARPLDKSLNTTSVISGDIAGRTIELTIGMSKVEWERTNCGVFLYWRGRLIESYKRVGGQMHNADTGRGVIGVADITELVDDEDGNSWVLNSKQGFQDCEMYAELEEWLGSSMDEYWETNFDNVELGKAAGRCKPDHEWVQCYGCRKWRVLTAGFDTESLPDQWFCLMPPFNGKCTIPEQQMGHGTITIGEKRSGNVGRNRIIQRESTAKVDTNKIGNNEFSQDEDVKNVKLIPTIVNKRKNTSNGTNSIEDDLDSNSSQTESVAPVHVLKRIRRGAARGCKT; this comes from the exons ATG GAGGCGAAGAAATGCGTGGAAGGGATTGATTTGAATGAACCACCACACAAAAACCGAG GTGTCAGGTTGAGCCATGTACTGCTGCAAAAGGATTGTAAGAATATATGCCGCACAAAAGCTTGTGATGTTTCAATAGAATT GCCCTCTCTTTGGTCAATTAGTAATTTCGTGTCAAGTAAGGTATACGAGCTGAATAATTTCCTGAATTTTTCACTGTATCCTGATCCGGAAGATGCTCGCCAGAGTAGTGAATGGGGAAAGTTTATGCATTTCCTTTGGCACAATAAGAGG GCCGGTATTGTTAGACATGGGTCCTTCACCTTCCATATTCTTCCTGCTCAATCTGAAGAACGCCCTAACTACTCACATGCTGTGATCTTGTACGAGACTGAACGAAAAGATCCTGTAATCTGCAAAAGGAGGACCGGAATATCCG AGAAATCCAACAAAAGCGAGGAGATCTGTGATAGTGTACCCAATCCAAGAGGGCTGAATGCTTCACATATACACCATGATCCAGAATCCTCACCATGTGAATCTGTTGAAGATGGTAATAGAATTTCAGATTCATTAGTGAAAAGGGGAAAATCTACTCTTAGAAGAAATTTCGTCAGCACAGACCCTACTTATCTCCGAACACTCAGTCAGACACATGCTGGTTGGATCTTTGGAGCAATAGCAGAGCTCATTGACAACTCCAGAGATGCTGGTGCATCCAG GTTGGATATTTTCATCCAAACTATGTTTTCGAAGAAAGCAGCAGGCAAAGTTCCTGTTTTATCTGTGATTGATGATGGGCGTGGCATGGCTTACCCTGAAATGATGAGAATGATCTCATTTGGTCATAAACGACCAAATGAACATTGCAATGATCAGATTGGGAGGTTTGGAATTGGATTTAAG ACTGGTGCAATGAAACTTGGGAAAGATGCAATTGTGCTTACCCAAACTTCAACTTCCAGATCAGTGTCCTTTCTATCCCAGTCTTTTAATGAAAATAAAGAT AATCTTGAGATCCCTGTGGTGACCTATCGCAAGGAAGGACAATACATGGAAGTTGATTTGAGTGTCCAGTCTGAAGCTACTGCAGAATATAACCTGAACGCTATCAAGGAATTCTCTCCCTTTAATGAGTATTTCATCGGAGAAAAGCTAGGTTTATTTGGTGAAGAGGGTACTGGAACACAGATATATATATGGAATTTAGATAGGTGGGGTAAAGACTACACCTTGGACTGGAATTCAGGGAGGACTGATGAAAACCCCACTGACAAAGGTCATGGAGACATATTAATCCGGTCAAAAAGAGTAAGATCACGTCCAGGACAAACAAGTAAACAG GTCCCATTGGACTATTCACTTCACTCTTATCTGGAAGTTATCTTCCGGAATCCTCGAATGAAAATCACAGTGCAAGGGTCTAAG GTCAAAGCGCGCCCTTTGGACAAGAGCCTTAACACAACTTCAGTGATTTCTGGTGACATTGCGGGAAGGACCATTGAGTTGACTATTGGAATGAGCAAAGTAGAATGGGAAAGAACGAACTGTGGGGTTTTCTTGTATTGGCGTGGTCGACTAATAGAG TCTTACAAACGAGTTGGAGGTCAAATGCATAATGCTGACACGGGACGTGGAGTAATAGGAGTTGCAGATATTACAGAACTCGTT gatgatgaagatggcaattCATGGGTTCTTAACAGCAAACAAGGGTTTCAAGATTGTGAGATGTATGCTGAGCTGGAGGAATGGCTGGGTAGCAGTATGGATGAATACTGGGAGACAAATTTTGACAATGTAGAATTG GGAAAAGCAGCCGGCCGCTGCAAGCCTGATCATGAATGGGTTCAGTGTTATGGCTGTCGTAAATGGAGAGTGTTGACTGCCGGCTTTGATACGGAGTCTCTACCAGATCAATG GTTTTGCTTGATGCCACCCTTCAATGGGAAATGTACGATACCAGAGCAACAAATGGGCCATGGTACCATAACCATAGGCGAGAAAAGGTCCGGTAATGTTGGCCGCAATAGGATTATCCAGCGGGAATCTACAGCTAAGGTTGATACAAACAAAATAGGGAACAATGAGTTCAGTCAGGATGAAGATGTGAAG AATGTAAAGCTAATCCCAACAATTGTCAACAAGCGAAAGAATACTTCCAACGGCACGAACAGCATCGAAG ATGATTTGGACAGCAATTCCTCGCAAACCGAGTCTGTTGCCCCTGTCCATGTTTTGAAGAGGATACGGAGGGGTGCCGCAAGAGGTTGCAAGACGTGA
- the LOC123164919 gene encoding expansin-A16 has protein sequence MMGSLLLLCLLVISGVGVGGGVRLAGNGGYEDWRLGTATYIKESQGHPLNDGGGACGYGDLDIFRYGRYTAGLSGALFGRGSACGGCYELRCVNNVLYCLRGSPTVVVTATDFCAPNFGLADDYGGWCNFPKEHLEMTEAAFLRVAKAKADIVQVQFRRVSCDRAGGIRFTITGGPNFLQVLITNVAADGEVDAVKVKGSRTGWIPMGRNWGQNWQCDADLRGQPLSFEVTGGKGRTITMYNVAPSDWMFAQTFAGKQFVE, from the exons ATGATGGGCTCTCTGCTCCTGCTCTGCCTGCTGGTGATTtctggggtcggggtcggcggcggcgtgaggCTGGCGGGCAATGGCGGCTACGAGGACTGGAGGCTGGGCACGGCAACCTACATCAAGGAGTCCCAGGGCCACCCGCTCAACGACG GTGGCGGCGCTTGCGGGTACGGGGACCTGGACATATTCAGGTACGGGAGGTACACGGCCGGCCTGAGCGGCGCGCTGTTCGGGCGTGGCAGCGCCTGCGGCGGCTGCTACGAGCTCCGGTGCGTGAACAACGTCCTCTATTGCCTGCGGGGCAGCCCCACCGTCGTGGTGACGGCGACCGACTTCTGCGCCCCCAACTTCGGCCTTGCCGACGACTACGGCGGCTGGTGCAACTTCCCCAAGGAGCACCTGGAGATGACCGAGGCCGCCTTCCTCCGGGTCGCCAAGGCCAAGGCTGACATTGTCCAGGTGCAGTTCCGAAG GGTGAGCTGTGACAGGGCCGGCGGCATTCGGTTCACCATCACCGGCGGCCCCAACTTCCTCCAGGTGCTGATCACCAACGTGGCAGCCGACGGCGAGGTCGACGCCGTGAAGGTGAAGGGGTCGAGGACCGGGTGGATACCGATGGGGAGGAACTGGGGGCAGAACTGGCAGTGCGACGCGGACCTCCGAGGCCAGCCGCTGTCGTTCGAGGTCACCGGAGGAAAGGGGAGGACGATCACCATGTATAACGTCGCGCCTTCGGACTGGATGTTTGCGCAAACGTTTGCAGGCAAGCAGTTCGTCGAGTAG